Genomic segment of Paenibacillus sp. FSL R5-0912:
ATGCCGTATTCCCGTTATGAGCAGCTGCTTCCATACCTCGATGTCATGCACATCTCTTTCAACTATGTTAACGGGGATGACTTTCATGAGGTGGGCTTCGCGAACAGCGGACATCCGGTCTCGAAGGAAGCTGCCTACCGGCTGTATGACACCATGCTGGAGAATTCCCGCCGGCTTAGCGATGACGGTATGCTGATCTCCGCGGAGTCGATGATTAATTACCGTACGCATACCAAGCTTCCAGAGATCCACAAGCTGATCGGGGAGATGGGGGCAAGACGCCATGAGGTGCATCCGATGTATGCTTCCAGCTTTGCTTCGAAGCTGCCCGTATTGTCACTTCGAGAGATGAATGCAGCCATACATTCCTTGCTGGATGCCCGTGACCCTGAGATGTGGATGCTGTTCGGCACACTGCCGTTCTTCGCCTGCAGCTTCCTCGAGGAAGACCAGCAGCTGCTGCGCAGACTGCGCAGTGAGAAGAATGTTACCCTGCGCAACGACCCGGACGGAAGAAACCGGGTGAACGTGAATTTATTTACGGGCGATGTATTCGTAACAGATTTCGCCGATATTTCTGCATTTGGCAATATCAGCAGCACCAGGCTGGATGACATTTTTACCGAGTGGCAGACTAAGCATCCGCTGAATCAGAAAGTGAATTGCCACTGCGATGCCGCCGGCTGCTGCGGGCCCAACCTTCTGGTAGCCGATATGTATTATCCTGAGGTTGATTTCAAGACAAGAAAAGCGATCACTCTGTAGAAATGGGGCGTTATTATAGTGCATACGGAATTTGACATAGGAAGCTTATTGCTTAATCTTTTGCTCGTTCTGGTGCTCGTATTATTGAATGGAATCTTCGTTGCGGCGGAGTTTTCGCTGGTAAAGGTCAGACAATCACGTCTGACTCAGCTCGTCAGCGAAGGGAACAAAATGGCCGGGTATGCGCTGAAGGTCAATAAAAGACTGGATTCATATCTGTCTGCCACCCAGTTTGGGATTACGCTCGCCTCGCTGGGACTCGGCTGGGTCGGAGAACCGGCGATCTCTGAGCTGCTGGTTGAACCGCTGATGTATCAGCTAGGCGTTTCGGATCAGACCCTGATCTCTACGGTATCTGTGATTATCGGTTTCTCGATTATTACCTTCTTACATATTGTGCTGGGTGAGCTTGCACCGAAGTCCCTGGCGATTCAAAAAACTGAAGGCTCAGCGCTGCTGCTGTCCGCTCCGCTGATGTTCTTCTATAATGTGTTCCTCCCCTTCATCTGGGTGCTGAATGCGTCGGCTAATGCACTGCTGAGGCTGGTGGGGGTTGAACCGGCCAGTGAAGCCGAAGCTGCCCACTCGGAAGAGGAGATCCGTATCCTGATGAATCAGAGTGCGAAGAGCGGGGTTATCGACAAGGACGAGATGAAGCTGATGGACAATATCTTCGAATTCTCCGATCTGTTGGCCCGTGAAGTCATGCTCCCGCGTACGGATATGGATGTACTGTACAGCAATCTCCCGCTGGAGGACAATATGCGGATCATTACAGAAACGAAGCATTCCCGGTATCCGGTAGCCTTCGAGGATAAGGACCGGATTATCGGCTTCATCCATATTACAGATCTCCTCTTCGCACCGCTGGAGCAGCAGAATGACCTGGCTTCACTGGTCCGGCCGATTCTGAATGTGCCGGAATCGATGGAGATCAGCCATGCGCTCCGTCTGATGCAGAAGAACAAAGCCCAACTAACCCTGGTCGTAGATGAATATGGCGGGACTGCGGGACTGCTGACGGCTGAAGAGATCCTAGAGGAGATTGTCGGCGATCTGCATGATGAGTTTGAGGATGAACGCCCCAGTGTGGAGCGCAACGGCGAATACATTTCCGTTGAAGGCCGCATGCTGATCGAAGACGTGAATGATCTTACAGGTGTCATCATCGAAGATGAAGAAGTGGATTCGATTGGCGGCTGGCTATTCAAGGAGCTGGAGGGCAATCCGTCCAAAGGCAAACAGGTAGTGGTCGGCGACGTCACCTTCGAGGTGGAGGAGTCCACCCGGCTGCGGATTACCCGGATTAATATCCACCGGGCGAATCCGCCGGAGTCCGCAGAGGATGCAGAAGATACGGAAGAAGAGAAAGAGTAAGCAGGGCAATTGCTGAAATAAAGAGTTAAATTGTAACAGGGTACACTGGCAGCCGCTAATGGCTGCTGGTGTGCCCTGTTTTTTTGCAATTGCGTTCTGATATCCCTTAGAGCTGTCATAAATTAGTTATGAAGGTAACTATCAGATATGACATCCATGAAACGAAGCTCATCAAACTTTGAGGAGGAATGAAACATTGAACTCCCAGGAACGTGTATGGACACCGTATAGGGGACCGTTTGATCCCTGTCCGCCGGTGCCGTTCAAGACGTATGTAGTACCGCCGAACCAATTCATTAATTTCCAGCCCCCGAATCTGCCGCAGTTCTCCCTGCCTGAAGCGCTGAAGTACGGAACGCTATGGCCCGCGCTGTTCAGCCCGTATGAGTCCAAGTCCAAAGGAGGGAAGTAGGCGATGGAAGCAAATCCTTGCGAACCCCGCTATTACGAAATGCTGGAGCAGCTGCAGGTGCTCGATTTCGCACTGGTGGAGCTGAATCTGTATCTGGATACCCATCCTGAGGATCTGAAGGCCATTGAGCAATTTAATCAGCTGAC
This window contains:
- the yfkAB gene encoding radical SAM/CxCxxxxC motif protein YfkAB, producing MSILEPSSSIPVQELSPEYDPWDPITSLRQHGRHVLTSVEMTVTNLCNMRCEHCAVGDSLTMKEGELLPLPNMLRRLEEVEHLQTISITGGEPMFRAGTVENTIVPLLKYARERGIRSQINSNLTMPYSRYEQLLPYLDVMHISFNYVNGDDFHEVGFANSGHPVSKEAAYRLYDTMLENSRRLSDDGMLISAESMINYRTHTKLPEIHKLIGEMGARRHEVHPMYASSFASKLPVLSLREMNAAIHSLLDARDPEMWMLFGTLPFFACSFLEEDQQLLRRLRSEKNVTLRNDPDGRNRVNVNLFTGDVFVTDFADISAFGNISSTRLDDIFTEWQTKHPLNQKVNCHCDAAGCCGPNLLVADMYYPEVDFKTRKAITL
- a CDS encoding hemolysin family protein; translation: MHTEFDIGSLLLNLLLVLVLVLLNGIFVAAEFSLVKVRQSRLTQLVSEGNKMAGYALKVNKRLDSYLSATQFGITLASLGLGWVGEPAISELLVEPLMYQLGVSDQTLISTVSVIIGFSIITFLHIVLGELAPKSLAIQKTEGSALLLSAPLMFFYNVFLPFIWVLNASANALLRLVGVEPASEAEAAHSEEEIRILMNQSAKSGVIDKDEMKLMDNIFEFSDLLAREVMLPRTDMDVLYSNLPLEDNMRIITETKHSRYPVAFEDKDRIIGFIHITDLLFAPLEQQNDLASLVRPILNVPESMEISHALRLMQKNKAQLTLVVDEYGGTAGLLTAEEILEEIVGDLHDEFEDERPSVERNGEYISVEGRMLIEDVNDLTGVIIEDEEVDSIGGWLFKELEGNPSKGKQVVVGDVTFEVEESTRLRITRINIHRANPPESAEDAEDTEEEKE
- a CDS encoding spore coat associated protein CotJA, with translation MNSQERVWTPYRGPFDPCPPVPFKTYVVPPNQFINFQPPNLPQFSLPEALKYGTLWPALFSPYESKSKGGK
- a CDS encoding spore coat protein CotJB — encoded protein: MEANPCEPRYYEMLEQLQVLDFALVELNLYLDTHPEDLKAIEQFNQLTFERTKLASQFQELYGPLQNFGRAYSKCPWQWSQSPWPWQV